One genomic segment of Amycolatopsis sp. Hca4 includes these proteins:
- a CDS encoding RDD family protein codes for MWFVVLPAVTGSTPGKRAMLLRVTRRGGRRAGPVALLVRNGVLLSPLWLTWLVLDLDHWDLGNHPERLLLPVALAASVFVVGVWTPLAVLLDDEHRAPYERLTRTVNTAVVPPGTPEQAPVTAPAEKVLKGQ; via the coding sequence GTGTGGTTCGTGGTCCTGCCCGCCGTCACCGGGTCGACCCCGGGCAAGCGCGCGATGCTGCTGCGGGTGACCCGCCGGGGCGGCCGCCGGGCCGGACCGGTCGCGCTGCTGGTCCGCAACGGCGTCCTGCTCTCGCCGCTGTGGCTCACCTGGCTGGTGCTGGACCTGGACCACTGGGACCTGGGGAACCACCCGGAGCGGCTGCTCCTGCCGGTCGCGCTGGCCGCGTCGGTGTTCGTCGTCGGGGTCTGGACGCCGCTGGCCGTGCTGCTCGACGACGAGCACCGGGCCCCCTACGAGCGGCTGACCCGCACCGTGAACACGGCCGTCGTGCCGCCGGGGACGCCGGAGCAGGCGCCGGTGACGGCGCCTGCCGAGAAAGTCCTTAAAGGACAGTAG
- a CDS encoding VanZ family protein, with protein MVATYLVPVRTALLLFPLLALAVMLPAAFVSYRRRGRAGGWPTFVFYTFLFYLLAIATQTVLPLPADPSYCAGHTYASSPQLRPFYFVEVVSQRARGHWGPSALLHNPAVWTTALNVVMLAPLGFYLRYAQRVRLLPATLIGFGLSLFFELTQLTGLWFVYPCPYRLFSVDDLILNTAGVVVGWLVAGPLGRLLPSPQPEHERSRYAAKVTFTRRLFALATTCWGSPRCSVSSSAC; from the coding sequence GTGGTCGCCACCTACCTGGTCCCCGTCCGGACCGCGCTGCTCCTGTTCCCCCTCCTCGCGCTGGCCGTGATGCTGCCGGCCGCCTTCGTCAGCTACCGCCGCCGCGGCCGCGCCGGCGGGTGGCCGACCTTCGTCTTCTACACATTCCTGTTCTACCTGCTGGCGATCGCCACCCAGACGGTGCTGCCGCTGCCCGCCGACCCGTCCTACTGCGCGGGCCACACCTACGCGAGTTCGCCGCAGCTGCGGCCGTTCTACTTCGTCGAGGTGGTCTCCCAGCGGGCCCGCGGTCACTGGGGTCCCTCCGCGCTGCTGCACAACCCGGCGGTGTGGACCACCGCGCTCAACGTCGTGATGCTGGCACCGCTGGGGTTCTACCTCCGGTACGCCCAGCGGGTGCGGCTGCTGCCGGCCACCCTGATCGGCTTCGGCCTGTCGCTGTTCTTCGAGCTGACCCAGCTGACCGGCCTGTGGTTCGTCTACCCGTGCCCGTACCGGCTCTTCAGCGTCGACGACCTGATCCTCAACACCGCCGGCGTCGTCGTGGGCTGGCTGGTGGCCGGACCGCTCGGGCGGCTGCTCCCCTCGCCGCAGCCCGAGCACGAGCGGAGCCGTTACGCCGCGAAGGTCACCTTCACCCGGCGGCTGTTCGCGCTGGCCACGACCTGCTGGGGTTCGCCGCGCTGCTCGGTTTCCTCTTCGGCCTGCTGA
- a CDS encoding antitoxin — protein MNLFDKAKEALGKHPDQADQGVDKAAEAAKQRFGQHSDKIDQGSEKAKEFLHKQTGGGQDAPPQ, from the coding sequence ATGAATCTGTTCGACAAGGCGAAGGAAGCGCTCGGGAAGCACCCCGACCAGGCCGACCAGGGCGTCGACAAGGCCGCCGAGGCCGCCAAGCAGCGCTTCGGCCAGCACTCCGACAAGATCGACCAGGGGTCGGAGAAGGCGAAGGAGTTCCTCCACAAGCAGACCGGCGGCGGGCAGGACGCGCCGCCGCAGTGA